A window of Synchiropus splendidus isolate RoL2022-P1 chromosome 9, RoL_Sspl_1.0, whole genome shotgun sequence contains these coding sequences:
- the bnip4 gene encoding BCL2 interacting protein 4, with amino-acid sequence MSIPKEFSPANSLQGSWVELHFDGSGRSSHHGSQELIPGSTQEDDVEKMLLDAQHESGRSSSRGSSQCNSPGRAQTPLLVWRGSEGNSSQSEEDFQERRREVELLMKRNADWIWDWSSRPENNPPKEFLLKHRKRSTSLSIRNTSVMKKGGVLSADFLKIFLPSLIISHLLAVGLGIYIGKRVTSHHTF; translated from the exons ATGTCGATACCAAAGGAGTTTTCACCAGCAAACAGCCTACAag GCTCCTGGGTGGAATTGCACTTCGATGGTTCTGGCCGTTCTAGCCACCATGGAAGTCAGGAGCTGATCCCAGGGTCCACTCAGGAGGATGACGTGGAGAAAATGCTGCTGGACGCACAACACGAGTCTGGccgcagcagctccagagggagctctcagTGCAACAG CCCTGGTAGAGCACAGACACCCCTGCTTGTGTGGAGAGGCTCAGAGGGGAACAGCTCTCAG TCGGAGGAAGACTTCCAAGAAAGGAGACGGGAGGTCGAGCTGTTGATGAAGAGAAACGCAGACTGGATCTGGGACTGGTCCAGTCGACCCGAGAACAACCCACCAAA GGAGTTCCTGCTGAAGCACCGCAAGCGCTCAACCTCTCTCAGCATCCGAAACACCAGCGTCATGAAGAAGGGAGGCGTCCTCTCCGCTGACTTCCTGAAAATCTTCCTGCCCTCATTAATCATTTCTCACCTTCTGGCTGTTGGACTGGG gaTTTATATCGGGAAGCGTGTGACCTCACACCACACCTTCTAA
- the ppp2r2d gene encoding serine/threonine-protein phosphatase 2A 55 kDa regulatory subunit B delta isoform, with translation MAGVAGGNDFQWCFSQVKGAIDEDVAEADIISTVEFNYSGELLATGDKGGRVVIFQHEQESKNRPHLRGEYNVYSTFQSHEPEFDYLKSLEIEEKINKIRWLPQHNAAHFLLSTNDKTIKLWKISERDKRAEGYNLKDEDGRLRDPFRITSLRVPVLMPMDLMVEASPRRIFANAHTYHINSISVNSDHETYLSADDLRINLWHLEITDRSFNIVDIKPANMEELTEVITAAECHPHQCNVFVYSSSKGTIRLCDMRAAALCDRHSKFFEEPEDPSSRSFFSEIISSISDVKFSHSGRYMMTRDYLSVKVWDLNMENRPVETYQVHEYLRSKLCSLYENDCIFDKFECCWNGSDSAIMTGSYNNFFRMFDRNTRRDITLEASRESSKPRATLKPRKVSTGGKRKKDEISVDSLDFNKKILHTAWHPKDNVIAVAATNNLYIFQDKIN, from the exons ATGGCGG GAGTTGCAGGAGGAAACGATTTCCAGTGGTGTTTCTCTCAAGTTAAAGGAGCCATAGATGAAGATGTTGCGGAAG CTGACATCATTTCAACGGTTGAATTCAACTATTCTGGAGAACTGCTTGCCACTGGAGACAAAGGCGGCAGAGTAGTGATATTTCAACATGAACAGGAG TCGAAGAATCGTCCACACTTGCGTGGGGAGTACAACGTCTATAGCACTTTTCAGAGTCACGAGCCAGAGTTTGACTATTTGAAAAGTTTAGAAAtcgaggaaaaaataaataaaataagatggcTACCCCAACACAACGCTGCACACTTTCTACTTTCAACAAATG ATAAAACTATCAAATTGTGGAAAATCAGTGAAAGAGATAAACGGGCAGAAGGATACAACCTGAAAGATGAAGATGGTCGACTCAGAGATCCTTTTAGAATCACCTCTTTACGG gTACCAGTACTGATGCCAATGGATCTCATGGTAGAAGCGAGCCCAAGGAGGATCTTTGCAAATGCACACACGTATCACATAAATTCCATTTCTGTAAATAGCGATCATGAAACGTACCTCTCTGCAGACGACCTAAGAATAAATCTATGGCACTTGGAAATCACAGACAGAAGTTTCA ATATTGTAGACATAAAGCCCGCCAACATGGAGGAGCTGACAGAAGTAATCACAGCAGCTGAGTGCCATCCACATCAATGCAATGTATTTGTGTACAGCAGTAGCAAAGGCACCATCCGCCTGTGTGACATGCGAGCAGCGGCGCTCTGCGACCGGCACTCAAAGT TCTTTGAGGAGCCCGAGGATCCCAGCAGCCGATCCTTCTTCTCGGAGATCATCTCCTCCATCTCGGACGTGAAGTTTAGTCACAGCGGGCGCTACATGATGACACGTGACTACCTCTCGGTTAAAGTTTGGGACCTCAACATGGAGAACAGGCCAGTGGAGACGTATCAG GTCCACGAGTACCTTCGAAGCAAGCTCTGCTCCCTCTATGAGAACGACTGCATATTTGACAAGTTCGAGTGCTGCTGGAATGGCAGTGACAG TGCCATCATGACCGGCTCCTACAACAACTTCTTCCGAATGTTCGACCGCAACACCAGGCGGGACATCACACTGGAGGCCTCCCGGGAGAGCAGCAAACCCCGGGCCACGCTCAAGCCCCGCAAGGTGTCCACCGGCGGCAAGAGGAAGAAGGACGAAATCAGCGTGGACAGCCTGGACTTCAACAAGAAGATCCTCCACACTGCCTGGCACCCCAAAGATAACGTGATAGCCGTGGCAGCCACCAACAACTTGTACATTTTCCAGGACAAAATCAACTAG